A stretch of Pelecanus crispus isolate bPelCri1 chromosome 3, bPelCri1.pri, whole genome shotgun sequence DNA encodes these proteins:
- the SPRTN gene encoding DNA-dependent metalloprotease SPRTN, with translation MEEEDDFVLALQLQELWEAEDKEEGEAAAAAAAAALATACPEASPDPSPLRPLSVVDEAWELLDPSPDVHGLFVQFNETLFWGRLAAVDVSWSPRMTLCAGVCRYEGKGGMCSIRLSEPLLKLRPRKDLVETLLHEMIHALLFVTNNDKDRESHGPEFRKHMRRINRLTGANVTIYHTFHDEVDLYRQHWWRCNGPCQNRKPYFGYVKRSMNRAPSARDFWWVDHQETCGGTFTKVKEPENFSKKSKEKTQPAKLPNSELTNKGKTQMRDMQDLIPFSGKGYRLGGGDSELSEKSTNSSSSVRNSETPGSQHRSTLKTIPIPKNEIKFEKSPRSGIYFPLYTDDASEKINLASKREFPKPSVANTKAYKYVNGSPVKIARVMEEKSNQGSANGKRVMPLYNRPPKQICFEQTTAAQVTSEKKSSECTNTLQQWPKMEDKTAFENYFIKKGRTDVTLNINTPMITKAESTVSSASSSTAIRQDKEVTCPVCRTEVLESKINEHLDSCLA, from the exons ccagctccaggagctgtgggaggcagaggataaggaggagggagaggcggcagcagcagcagcagcagcagcattagcaACAGCGTGCCCCGAGGCGTCGCCGGACCCCTCGCCCCTCCGCCCGCTGTCGGTGGTGGACGaggcctgggagctgctggacCCCAGCCCCGACGTACACGGCCTCTTCGTGCAGTTCAACGAGACGCTCTTCTGGGGGCGCCTGGCGGCTGTCGATGTGTCATGGAGCCCACGCATGACCCT cTGTGCTGGAGTGTGTAGATATGAAGGAAAAGGTGGAATGTGTTCCATTCGTCTAAGCGAGCCACTCCTCAAGTTAAGACCAAGGAAGGATCTTGTTGAG ACACTGTTGCATGAAATGATCCATGCCCTGCTTTTTGTTACCAATAATGACAAAGATCGTGAATCTCACGGACCAGAGTTCCGCAAACACATGCGTCGCATTAATCGCTTGACTGGAGCCAATGTCACG ATCTATCATACTTTTCATGATGAGGTGGATTTGTACCGCCAGCACTGGTGGCGATGCAATGGCCCCTGTCAAAATAGAAAACCTTACTTTGGATATGTGAAGCGTTCAATGAACAGAGCACCCTCTGCACGAGACTTTTGGTGGGTTGATCATCAAGAGACCTGTGGAGGTACATTCACCAAAGTGAAGGAGCCAGAGAACTTCTCTAAGAAATCCAAGGAGAAAACCCAGCCAGCAAAACTTCCAAATTCTGAGTTAACTAacaaag GCAAGACACAAATGCGTGATATGCAAGATCTGATCCCTTTTAGTGGAAAGGGATATCGGCTTGGAGGAGGAGACAGTGAACTCTCAGAAAAAAGCACGAATTCCAGCAGCAGTGTTAGAAACAGTGAAACACCTGGTTCACAGCATCGTTCAACACTAAAGACAATACCAATCCctaaaaatgagataaaatttgaaaaatcacCCCGTAGTGGCATCTACTTTCCACTTTATACTGATGATGCCAGTGAGAAAATTAACTTAGCTTCAAAGCGTGAGTTTCCTAAACCCTCTGTTGCTAATACAAAAGCTTACAAGTATGTTAATGGATCACCTGTTAAAATTGCTCGtgttatggaagaaaaatcaaaccaaggTTCTGCAAATGGCAAAAGGGTTATGCCACTTTATAACAGGCCACCGAAACAAATCTGTTTTGAGCAGACAACAGCAGCTCAGGTTACATCTGAGAAGAAAAGCTCAGAATGTACTAATACACTGCAGCAATGGCCAAAAATGGAAGACAAAACTGCCTTTGAAaactatttcattaaaaaagggCGTACTGATGTcactttaaatataaatacaccTATGATAACCAAAGCTGAATCTACAGTGTCCTCTGCAAGTTCTAGCACTGCCATAAGGCAGGATAAAGAAGTTACTTGTCCTGTTTGCCGGACTGAGGTTTTGGAATCTAAAATAAATGAACACCTTGATTCTTGTCTTGCATaa